One region of Plasmodium gaboni strain SY75 chromosome 6, whole genome shotgun sequence genomic DNA includes:
- a CDS encoding hypothetical protein (conserved Plasmodium protein, unknown function): protein MNNSNNMSSNGDKGPFQKPIIYTSRAKSLIAQNSRNGSTFINNNEVEKNVTTVMDKIKRLFSNKNMNESTTRLNSTKLKEDRNNKEDISISKTLKPLPLPMHDTKVEWQPVYHETCKIKLPVEENNQKISLPEYLIQDWVHNQNKISKNLCSSNMENDENGTIIDDYFNSNKNVETKNIDKKSNDKKNNDKKNNDGSSNCYSNCYSNCNDEEENYSNFKYHYNYYLVDEYLESLVESQNKILDATGLDEQGQLYENVCLNVKPIIMSKQRLESGVPYDPSKLMN, encoded by the coding sequence atgaataattCCAACAACATGTCTTCAAATGGTGATAAAGGACCATTTCAAAAGcctataatatatacaagTAGAGCGAAAAGTTTGATTGCTCAAAATAGTAGGAATGGTTCGacatttattaataataatgaagttgaaaaaaatgtaacAACTGTTATggataaaataaaaaggctgttttcaaataaaaatatgaatgaGTCTACAACAAGACTAAACAGTACTAAACTTAAAGAAGATAGAAACAATAAGGAAGATATATCAATATCTAAAACATTAAAACCTTTACCTCTTCCTATGCATGATACGAAGGTTGAATGGCAACCTGTATATCATGAAACATGCAAAATAAAATTACCTGTAGAAGAAAATAACCAGAAAATATCTTTACCAGAATATTTGATACAAGATTGGGTGCAcaatcaaaataaaatatctaAGAATTTATGTTCTTCCAATATGgaaaatgatgaaaatggTACTATAATAGACGATTATTTTAATAGTAACAAAAATGTTGAAACgaaaaatattgataaaaaaagtaatgataaaaaaaataatgataaaaaaaataatgatggTAGTAGTAATTGTTATAGTAATTGTTATAGTAATTGTAATGATGAGGAAGAAAATTATTCCAATTTCAAATACCACTATAACTATTATTTAGTAGATGAATATTTAGAATCATTGGTCGAATCacaaaacaaaattttGGATGCAACTGGATTAGATGAACAAGGACAGTTATATGAAAATGTATGTCTAAATGTTAAACCAATAATAATGTCGAAACAGAGATTAGAAAGTGGAGTACCTTATGACCCATCGAAAttaatgaattaa
- a CDS encoding putative nucleoside diphosphate kinase (part of same gene as PGSY75_0605600A~gap found within coding sequence) produces HISKDDNIEKEIDLFFGNENFKSENGIMIVKEGILGADGFMRLREYLNIYGFHILEEKMIRMRKDEIKSIYDMNDIKYLNDHSGFQENMGNNNLIEEDNFIIILLSRINCQTCLHYLKCLDIIEKCKNRKWNNIKFSFAINNSDKDKFISLEKKSGDIIYXXXXXXXXXXXXXXXXXXXXXXXXXXXXXXXKWIKQREKEIKNNIKIEEELKRKEDMLNLETKKKKGIQRSDTIEIDNFNKSLKLCDEDKLINVYKKKKIIIIPDIKEDNIDCLNENDNYVERAKSEIIKYFEKLNYVHLNFNELCSKEEKKNSLLGKKIEYTKRKYKQLTVDLIKRILKENLERNKLYYKFILTGFSNIIDTSYLSKDDIIQCSFCLIIKREVKDKSGEDKMGEDKMGEDKSGEDKMGEDKSGEDKSGEDKSGEDKSGEDKSGEDKSGEEKSGEEKSGEDKSGEENSGEDKSGEDKSGEDKIGEEKNEGEEKNEGEEKNEGEEKNEGEEINKNEEINKNEEINKNEEINKNEEEYIINNKEKYLYFLKYFYGIERDNNYIMPFLNKGKILIYRKSNFEECIKNFENEVFLFYGIKKKYLKNIITYLKEFYNFYFIDHLKWLREKSGEEKSGEDKSGXXXXXXXXXXXXXXXXXXXXXXXXXXXXXXXXXXXXXXXXXXXXXXXXXXXXXXXXXXXXXXXXXXXXXXXXXXXXXXXXXXXXXXXXXXXXXXXXXXXXXXXXXXXXXXXXXXXXXXXXXXXXXXXXXXXXXXXXXXXXXXXXXXXXXXXXXXXXXXXXXXXXXXXXXXXXXXXXXXXXXXXXXXXXXXXXXXXXXXXXXXXXXXXXXXXXXXXXXXXXXXXXXXXXXXXXXXXXXXXXXXXXXPTNLNFEDYEKLHLFFEIKLVLLIVEDDFNMNKLDLKKLGEYPFGFFFFYFYNRGSMLVIGTKMEGEEMEREKIKMEVEEMEREKIKMEGEEMEIDKIKMEGEEMEIDKIKMEEKDIEIDKIKMEGEEMEREKINMEEKDMEIDKIKMEEKDMEIDKIKIEEGKKENEIEPNCIYKKDKDSKEFSMYQYDDDMKKRILSKIDECIRPSLICYYAGDDYDIDFFLKKRLNKKNEDTFHLVSYDDVIKGFMSIIMDQEEGMSKNKKMDETLKKLVEDIRIRIRRRIKKNNKEYIKTMIYIYYLKYILQNKSRYLFCYIIVYNIPHKEIIDEDILKEISYIIDIKKVIHFVYYIEGESNDALNDERICSDCMNEHVSSFMLEEIGIDKVGGISSEGKKLDVENISDDENVGINREDNMLIDRNTTNNNIEKTKIYDGDEKKQNIMKDNKKKRKMDEYNNELKKNEKIFLSKYKDIEISRIYIDKEFPCNMLNIYCPKIIILFIPQNIYLQLYISSLICLYLKNYISINTASLIYEIKILERMKKKMVYIEKCKKGVELDNEDGYISLIMNEKGMIRKIYNYIMSKIKYVDRNILLCGFPIFLRKSYYNNKSDYFYQFDFLKKFRIEAIISFLFDDIYFEQICNVKNNVCVERYKEILNYMYKEYRNKCMIFYETIRNNDDLQNVLEKLRSNL; encoded by the coding sequence CATATTTCTAAGGATGATAATATAGAGAAGGAAATAGATCTATTTTTTGGAAACGAAAATTTTAAAAGCGAGAATGGAATTATGATAGTTAAGGAAGGTATATTGGGAGCAGATGGTTTCATGAGATTAAGAGAgtatttgaatatatatggatttcatatattggaagaaaaaatgataaGGATGAGAAAAgatgaaataaaaagtatatatgatatgaatgatataaaatatttaaatgatcATTCAGGATTTCAAGAAAATATGGggaataataatttgatAGAGGAAGATAACTTTATAATTATACTATTGTCACGAATTAATTGTCAGACATGTTTGCATTACTTAAAATGTTTGGATATTATCGAGAAATGTAAAAATAGGAAATggaataatataaaattttcatttgcaataaataatagtgataaggacaaatttatttcccttgaaaaaaaaagtggAGACATTATATATGNNNNNNNNNNNNNNNNNNNNNNNNNNNNNNNNNNNNNNNNNNNNNNNNNNNNNNNNNNNNNNNNNNNNNNNNNNNNNNNNNNNNNNNNNNGTAAATGGATTAAACAAAgagaaaaagaaattaaaaataatattaagaTAGAAGAGGAATTAAAAAGGAAAGAAGATATGTTGAATTTAGAAACgaagaagaaaaaaggAATACAGAGAAGTGATACTATTGAAATCgataattttaataaatctTTAAAGTTATGTGATGAAGATAAGTTGataaatgtttataaaaaaaagaaaattataattattccagacataaaagaagataatattgattgtttaaatgaaaatgataattatgTTGAAAGAGCAAAATcagaaattataaaatattttgaaaaattaaattatgtgcatttaaattttaatgaGCTTTGTTCaaaagaagaaaagaaaaattcTCTCTtaggaaaaaaaattgaatataccaaaaggaaatataaaCAACTAACTGTTGATTTAATAAAACgtatattaaaagaaaatttagagaggaataaattatattacaaattTATATTGACAGGattttcaaatattattgataCGTCTTATTTGTCCAAGGATGATATAATACAATGTTCCTTTtgtttaataataaaaagggAAGTTAAAGATAAAAGTGGAGAAGATAAAATGGGAGAAGATAAAATGGGAGAAGATAAAAGTGGAGAAGATAAAATGGGAGAAGATAAAAGTGGAGAAGATAAAAGTGGTGAAGATAAAAGTGGAGAAGATAAAAGTGGAGAAGATAAAAGTGGGGAAGATAAAAGTGGAGAAGAAAAAAGTGGAGAAGAAAAAAGTGGTGAAGATAAAAGTGGGGAAGAAAACAGTGGAGAAGATAAAAGTGGAGAAGATAAAAGTGGAGAAGATAAAATTGgagaagaaaaaaatgaaggagaagaaaaaaatgaaggagaagaaaaaaatgaaggagaagaaaaaaatgaaggagaagaaataaataaaaatgaagaaataaataaaaatgaagaaataaataaaaatgaagagataaataaaaatgaagaggaatatattattaataataaagaaaagtatctttattttttaaaatatttctatGGTATAGAAAGagataataattatattatgcCCTTTTTGAATAAAGGCaaaatattgatatataGAAAATCAAATTTTGAGGAATgcataaaaaattttgaaaacgaagtatttcttttttatggaataaagaaaaaatatttaaagaatataattaCTTATTTGAAAGagttttataatttttattttatagaTCACCTGAAATGGTTAAGAGAAAAAAGTGGAGAAGAAAAAAGTGGTGAAGATAAAAGTGGNNNNNNNNNNNNNNNNNNNNNNNNNNNNNNNNNNNNNNNNNNNNNNNNNNNNNNNNNNNNNNNNNNNNNNNNNNNNNNNNNNNNNNNNNNNNNNNNNNNNNNNNNNNNNNNNNNNNNNNNNNNNNNNNNNNNNNNNNNNNNNNNNNNNNNNNNNNNNNNNNNNNNNNNNNNNNNNNNNNNNNNNNNNNNNNNNNNNNNNNNNNNNNNNNNNNNNNNNNNNNNNNNNNNNNNNNNNNNNNNNNNNNNNNNNNNNNNNNNNNNNNNNNNNNNNNNNNNNNNNNNNNNNNNNNNNNNNNNNNNNNNNNNNNNNNNNNNNNNNNNNNNNNNNNNNNNNNNNNNNNNNNNNNNNNNNNNNNNNNNNNNNNNNNNNNNNNNNNNNNNNNNNNNNNNNNNNNNNNNNNNNNNNNNNNNNNNNNNNNNNNNNNNNNNNNNNNNNNNNNNNNNNNNNNNNNNNNNNNNNNNNNNNNNNNNNNNNNNNNNNNNNNNNNNNNNNNNNNNNNNNNNNNNNNNNNNNNNNNNNNNNNNNNNNNNNNNNNNNNNNNNNNNNNNNNNNNNNNNNNNNNNNNNNNNNNNNNNNNNNNNNNNNNNNNNNNNNNNNNNNNNNNNNNNNNNNNNNNNNNNNNNNNNNNNNNNNNNNNNNNNNNNNNNNNNNNNNNNNNNNNNNNNNNNNNNNNNNNNNNNNNNNNNNNNNNNNNNNNNNNNNNNNNNNNNNNNNNNNNNNNNNNNNNNNNNNNNNCCGACtaatttaaattttgaGGACTATGAGAAgttacatttattttttgaaataaaattgGTTCTATTAATTGTTGAGGATGAttttaatatgaataaGTTAGATCTAAAAAAATTAGGTGAGTATCCGTttggttttttttttttttatttttataatagGGGTAGCATGTTAGTGATTGGAACAAAAATGGAAGGGGAAGAAATGGaaagagaaaaaataaaaatggaaGTGGAAGAAATGGaaagagaaaaaataaaaatggaaGGGGAAGAAATGGAGATAGATAAGATTAAAATGGAAGGGGAAGAAATGGAGATAGATAAGATTAAAATGGAAGAGAAAGACATTGAGATAGATAAGATTAAAATGGAAGGGGAAGAAATGGAGAGAGAAAAGATTAATATGGAAGAGAAAGACATGGAGATAGATAAGATTAAAATGGAAGAGAAAGACATGGAGATAGATAAGATTAAAATTGAAGAGGGAAAAAAAGAGAATGAAATAGAGCCCAATTGTATATACAAAAAAGATAAAGACAGTAAGGAATTTTCAATGTATCaatatgatgatgatatgAAGAAAAGAATTTTGTCAAAAATTGACGAATGCATTCGACCGAGTTTAATTTGTTATTATGCTGGAGATGACTATGATatagatttttttttaaaaaaaagattaaataagaaaaatgaagataCCTTCCATTTAGTAAGTTATGATGATGTTATAAAAGGTTTCATGTCTATAATTATGGATCAAGAAGAGGGAATGAgtaaaaacaaaaaaatgGATGAAACATTAAAAAAGTTGGTTGAGGATATAAGAATAAGAATAAGAagaagaataaaaaaaaataataaggaatatataaaaacgatgatatatatatattatttaaaatatattttgcAGAATAAAAGTagatatttattttgttatataatagtatataatattccacataaagaaattatagatgaagatattttaaaggagatttcatatattatagatATTAAGAAGGtaattcattttgtttattatatagaGGGCGAAAGTAATGATGCTTTAAATGATGAGAGGATATGTTCAGATTGTATGAATGAGCACGTTTCTTCTTTTATGTTAGAAGAGATTGGTATTGACAAGGTGGGAGGAATATCAAGTGAGGGCAAAAAATTAGATGTGGAAAATATATCAGATGATGAAAATGTAGGAATAAATAGAGAAGACAATATGTTAATTGATAGGAATActacaaataataatatagagaagacaaaaatatatgatgGAGATGAAAAGAAGCAGAATATTATGAAggataataaaaaaaaaagaaaaatggatgaatataataacgaattaaaaaagaatgagaaaatatttttatcaaaatataaagatattGAGATTAGcagaatatatatagataaagAGTTCCCATGTAATatgttaaatatatattgtcctaaaataattattttatttatacctcaaaatatatatttacaattatatatatcctctttgatatgtttatatttgaagaattatatatcaatTAATACAGCTAGCTTGATATATgagataaaaatattggaaaggatgaaaaaaaaaatggtaTATATAGAAAAGTGTAAGAAAGGAGTTGAGTTAGATAATGAAGATGGATATATATCTTTGATTATGAATGAAAAAGGGatgataagaaaaatatataattatataatgagtaagataaaatatgtggatagaaatatattattatgtgGTTTTCCTATATTTCTTAGAAAGagttattataataataagagtgattatttttatcagtttgattttttaaaaaaatttagaATTGAAGCAATCATATCTTTTCTATTCgatgatatatatttcgAACAGATATGTAatgttaaaaataatgtgTGTGTTGAAAGgtataaagaaatattaaattatatgtataagGAATATCGTAACAAATGTATGATATTTTATGAAACCATAAGGAATAATGATGATTTACAAAATGTACTTGAGAAGTTGAGGAgtaatttataa
- a CDS encoding putative cyclin dependent kinase binding protein: protein MEGGGYFSLYEDFFKDAKIFLNTIESKNKILDVSNSSTTSSSISSDEVSDISSNNNTKKYDDNNYNGTGRYLDYYLNIENNKAVCYNNMEESNTILQHDNNINSINNNNNNNSSNVLYNGSSKILLCYKNNYNICLSYKPYNENIYNDAANINYSLSIFRKKGSLNTTSNIKGKRQIEPNWTKQQIREALDLEKGIKRKTRSRGIYGNDNNINNYNINNYNINNYNINNYNINNYNINNYNINNDNKSMGWGGIVKYFNIFSKLPFFYLFYRSSDKKKKKKKKIYKNEVMNDMNSSLFYNNHYKNEIKKKSDNSDFKKMAPQKKNEKNKRNEKNNLYNDKKDSINMNENNIYKNMNKSNHMLTKNEIYKSTSVNNLDMDTKKTEEEYFLKRKRKKENNKKGISYEYLLKPSKHDYDAFCLFNPRFKQGKHHTVMYLQSYNVSIIPFVKAKKLKERVNQLFSEINPWIHKSLTLSKLRNLKIDLFNLINNIPEIDISTISCAWVFFERLVIKGYVHKYNRKLYAATCLILSFKFYQHDDIQILEKLLIHIQKLDKKENLTPSLIFSVEFLVYRLLEFSLQHTYENIRPHIHQYLESKELKFEDVYGTSEEIYLYSNKS, encoded by the exons ATGGAAGGTGGGGGTTACTTTTCGCTTTATGAGgatttttttaaagatgctaaaatatttttgaataCTATTgaaagtaaaaataaaatattgGATGTGAGTAATAGTAGTACTACAAGTAGTAGTATTAGTAGTGATGAAGTGAGTGATATATcttcaaataataatacaaaaaaatatgatgataataattataatggTACTGGAAGATATTtagattattatttaaatatagaGAATAATAAGGCAGTatgttataataacatGGAAGAAAGTAATACAATATTACAacatgataataatattaatagtataaataataataataataataatagtagtaatgttttatataatgggtcttcaaaaattttgttatgttataaaaataattataatatatgtttatcATATAAACCATATAATgagaatatatataatgatgcagcgaatataaattattccttatcaatatttagaaaaaaagGTTCTCTTAATACTACTTCTAATATAAAAGGAAAGAGGCAAATAGAACCCAACTGGACGAAACAACAAATAAGAGAGGCATTAGATTTAGAGAAGGgaattaaaagaaaaactCGTTCGAGGGGGATATATGgaaatgataataatataaataattacaatataaataattacaatataaataattacaatataaataattacaatataaataattacaatataaataattacaatattaataatgataataaaagtatGGGTTGGGGGGGAATCGTTAAgtattttaatatattttccaagttaccatttttttatttattttatcgTTCATctgataaaaaaaaaaaaaaaaaaaaaaaaatttataaaaatgaagttatgaatgatatgaatagttctttattttataataaccattataagaatgaaataaaaaaaaagagtGATAATTCAGATTTCAAAAAAATGGCCccccaaaaaaaaaacgaaaaaaacaaaagaaatgagaaaaataatttatataatgataaaaaggatagtataaatatgaatgaaaataatatttataagaatatGAACAAGTCAAATCATATGTTGActaaaaatgaaatatataaatcgACAAGTGTTAACAATTTAGATATGGATACAAAAAAGACAGAAgaagaatattttttaaaaagaaaaagaaaaaaagagaataataaaaaagggatatcatatgaatatttattaaaacCTAGTAAACATGATTATGATGcattttgtttatttaatCCAAGATTTAAACAAGGTAAACATCATACAGTTATGTATTTACAAAGTTATAATGTATCTATAATACCTTTTGTAAAAgcaaaaaaattaaaagaaagAGTTAATCAATTATTTAGTGAAATAAATCCATGGATTCATAAATCTTTAACATTATCAAAATTAagaaatttaaaaattgatctttttaatttaataaataatataccTGAAATAGATATATCAACTATATCATGTGCATGGGTATTTTTTGAAAGACTAGTTATTAAAGGATATGTgcataaatataatagaaAGTTATATGCAGCTACGTGtcttatattatcttttaaattttatcAACATGATgatatacaaatattagaaaaattaCTTATACACATACAAAAGTtagataaaaaagaaaatcTAACTCCTTCTCTTATCTTTTCTGTGGAATTCTTAGTCTATCGACTTCTTGAGTTTTCTCTTCAACACACTTATGAAAATATACGTCCACACATACATCAATATTTGGAGTCCAAG GAATTAAAATTTGAAGATGTCTACGGCACCTCTGAAGagatttatttatattcaaataaatcataa
- a CDS encoding putative calcium-binding protein — protein sequence MEGQKNEGKTSKKENNYKFLNSDEINNLEYIFNKIKKNKNDNVSIQSIQKFLLNNHNKDICDDLLDFFHIYGSTITLDDFLNSLNCDMNEFKSKEKVRILFELLDTNKKGYISYKNFIQSAKQFENEFSDDMLNDIFHIMDLNNNNKILFDEFKNSISNI from the coding sequence ATGGAGGGACAAAAAAATGAAGGAAAAACATccaaaaaagaaaacaactataaatttttaaattcggatgaaataaataatttggaatacatatttaataaaataaagaaaaacaaaaatgatAATGTATCAATACAAAGTATTCAAAAgtttcttttaaataatcataataaagatatttGTGATGATTTGTTGgatttttttcatatatatggGAGTACTATAACGTTAGATGATTTTTTGAATTCTTTAAATTGTGATATGAATGAATTTAAATCAAAAGAAAAAGTCAGAATTTTATTTGAGTTATTagatacaaataaaaagggttatatttcttataaaaattttattcaATCTGCTAAACAATTTGAAAATGAATTTAGTGACGATATgttaaatgatatatttcatattatgGACttaaacaataataataaaatactTTTTGATGAGTTCAAAAATTCAATATCAAATATATGA
- a CDS encoding serine/threonine protein kinase, protein MYTWFHTSSHVFFVMEYCSNGDLFTYLNEHGPFCEKKVAEMLFEIIWAIRTCHDKRIAHLDLKPENVLVNHEEKCKLADFGLSAHIGSKHKKKGISHYRGTHDYWSPEQCARHQKKKQNFGEFDQKTDIWTLGILAFELKFGRPPFGSTNEERENVIMNRIQDYHWSQLFCEKVKQDLIDKLSPEFKDFLNLCLDKNPKKRPTAESLIQHPFIFIHNKNRSCIKSYATQPRGKQGPKLSHKGFNEQDGSFLTPIWFHNK, encoded by the coding sequence ATGTATACGTGGTTTCATACAAGCAGTCATGTCTTTTTTGTTATGGAGTATTGCTCTAACGGAGACCTTTTTACATACTTAAATGAGCATGGACCATTTTGTGAGAAGAAAGTAGCAGAGATGCTGTTTGAAATAATATGGGCTATAAGAACATGTCACGATAAGAGAATAGCACATTTAGATTTGAAACCAGAAAATGTTTTAGTAAATCATGAAGAGAAATGTAAGCTAGCTGATTTTGGATTATCAGCTCATATAGGATctaaacataaaaaaaaaggtatATCTCATTATAGAGGGACACATGATTATTGGTCACCTGAACAATGTGCAAGACATCAAAAGAAGAAACAAAATTTTGGTGAATTCGATCAGAAAACAGATATATGGACCTTAGGAATTTTAGCTTTTGAATTAAAATTTGGTAGACCTCCATTCGGATCAACAAATGAAGAAAGAGAAAATGTTATTATGAATAGAATACAAGATTATCATTGGAGTCAATTATTCTGTGAAAAAGTAAAACAAGATTTAATTGATAAATTATCACCCGAATTTAAAGATTTCTTAAATTTATGTTTAGATAAAAATCCAAAAAAAAGACCCACAGCAGAATCATTAATTCAACatccttttatttttattcataataaaaatagatCATGCATCAAATCTTATGCGACTCAACCTAGGGGTAAGCAAGGTCCCAAGTTAAGTCACAAGGGATTTAATGAGCAAGATGGGTCCTTCTTAACTCCCATCTGGTTTcacaataaataa
- a CDS encoding putative nucleoside diphosphate kinase (part of same gene as PGSY75_0605600B~gap found within coding sequence), whose translation MKDERCVFIILPDVTNDLKDEEVLEKLEEKNFIILKTKKVHLTENEIKEIFDFTPEQYNDINEFYDYIESGLSLISLIEHIEGDTISKLNSLTKSTSILIKDEKYFECLEYQCNLKCKNVPFYYSKNEWYFIRDIDFFFPSYDNICLERALVILKPDVVEMNKMNDIVSDILNFDLLIVAIKRGVLSVERAKKLYSDLVDKPYYNDLIDFMTSSKGI comes from the exons ATGAAGGATGAAAGGTgtgtttttataatattaccAGATGTTACCAATGATCTTAAA GACGAAGAAGTTTTAGAAAAattagaagaaaaaaattttattattttaaaaacaaaaaaagtTCACTTGACAGAA aatgaaataaaagaaatattcGATTTTACACCTGAAcaatataatgatataaatgaattttatgattatataGAAAGTGGTTTGTCATTGATTAGTTTAATAGAACATATAGAAGGAGATACTATTAGTAAATTAAATTCTTTAACTAAAAGTACTTCTATATTAATAAAGGATGAAAAATACTTTGAATG CTTAGAATACCAGTGCAATTTAAAGTGCAAAAACGTTCCCTTTTATTATAGTAAAAATGAGTGGTATTTTATTAGAGAtattgattttttttttccatcATATGACAATATATGTTTGGAACGAGCCTTAGTCATATTAAAACCCGATGTTGTGGAAATGAATAAGATGAATGATATTGTTAGcgatatattaaattttgATCTATTAATAGTAGCTATAAAAAGAGGTGTGTTGTCTGTAGAAAGAGcaaagaaattatatagTGATTTGGTTGATAAG CCTTATTACAATGATTTGATTGATTTTATGACATCCTCAAAAGGAATAG